ACAGAATGCATTACATTCCATTATGTAATTGTTATTGTCCACTGCTCCATGAATTCAGTTTCTCTTTACATAAACTAAGTCTTTTCCACTATGAATAAGGAAATCACCCGAATGCAGGAAATAAAGTGTTTGAGCTTTAATTTCACAATGGAGATAAGACTTCAAAAGGataaaacctttgaaataaaaaaatgaatattcatcTCCGTCATTTACAGGCGACTAGGAAATTAAAACTCAAATCCAGATAGGCCCACGAATATATCCTGCCAATAATTACAGACACCCAAGCCAAGATTTATCTTTGACTGTATCACTCAAACAGCCAGGCTTAACAGGCATAATATATGTCCCATGTGAAATAAGCAGAAACAAAGCATATGTCTAGTTTTTTTGGGCATGTAAAATCTTTTCAAAGCCCAATCTGTGTTATTATATCTCCCAACAACCCAAAGCTTCCAAAACTCTGGCAGATTAGAGTAGTTCCCTTTTTATCCACTAGAGGGGGCCTTTACCTCACAGATACCTTTTTATAGTCAAAAGAACGTCATTGCCATTTTGGTCTTAAATAGTGTCTCTATTATTGCCTATTGATTGATAACTTTGAATATATTTGCAGGAAAGGATCAGAATATGGCTTGTATATCATTTAACATGCAGAAACTCCTACATACATTTATGGCATGCACAGTAAATTCAAGACCAAATCAAAATACTACTTTCATGCCTCATGTTTGCCAGGAGCTCTAAGTTATCCTCCTCTCTGCCCTGCTCTACACACCATTAGATTGTTGGCAGGAGGCATTGCTTGTATAAACAGTACGTAACCCCTAGCAGGGCGGTCACCATTATATTCCTGCTTTAATTAGCAACTGGGCGAGAATGGCCCCTGGAAATATATGACTGTGAATGgacaaaaaaagcattatatGACATTGACATTAACAGACAATAATGCGTGATGATCGGcctacaaataaatcaaaagaagCAGAGTACAACAAAGCAATACACATTAACATAAACATACGGGAAGCCACAAGCGGCGTTCACACAATCCCAGAGCACAATCCCTATTTCAAACAGGATCTGCACAAAACAAACGCTAAGTAAAAGGACTAAATTGTGGATAATTGTatcccaaaaatgtaaatgtggtCGTGGTTATATCAGCAATGCTTAAAAAGGCACTTTGCTCATTAAGAAAACTTTATCACTAAATGTTAGCATTGGGATGCTCTAGGGGTCTtaccatgttttcttttttttttttcaaatctaatGTCTAATCCTTTTTCGCATGAATTTGGTATTCTCACTTTAATcaatacaacaacattttagcAGTAGATATGAATATATGATTTAGCATGGGTGATGAAACccgaaaccctctttattagtcacatatacatgcacacagcagagcacacacagtgaaattggtcctctgcatttaacccatcctagcactaggagcagtgggcagctattgtgcagcgcccggggagcaatggggagggggggttgaggtgtccggtgccttgcttaagggcaccacagcagggcataggaggtgaactgggacctctccaagtagcagtccactttccatattttttcaagtctgttcggggacttgaaccggcgacccagattcccagtccaagcccctacttactgagccactgctgatcctctttatatatacagtctgtggtcATACTTCAATAAGGAGAACCTTAAACCTTGACATTTCCTTTAAAGGTGCAGTGCCAACTTAAATTGATTAAGAGGATTTTGAGTATTAAAGGCACTTCAGGCaagaacattattttttatgcactgggttaatttatttttcttccataGCATAGCTTTTCCAAACTAGTGAAAAGAAAACCTcagaaaaatacagatttatgtttttattttattaaactttgTGTATTTCCTTTTGTAGATTTCTCCTTAATTCTTCAGAAATAAGCATTagatgaatttaaaataaacgTTTTATTCAACAAACAGTTCTCTTTATGTAAGTAATCATTTTCCATGAATTTTAGATTCATGCAGTGATGCCAAGAGAGATGTCTCCGTTATCTGTGAATTAAATGAACTTGACTATATTCAATGCCTTGGaatgcatgtttattttatttaagataagaATAAGATAATGATTTgattgatcccaatttgggaaatgtttcgtcacagcagcatgtaaagtTTGAATACAGGAGAAAATCACAGGGTtataaaatccccaaaatataTACACTCTTTGGAATAGAGCCAATGAACAGGGGCAAAATAAATCCTGTAAATTAGATACATATTAATAAATGCACTCAAGTAACAGATACAGTAAATTAACTCTTTACGTGAGATTGTTGGTGAAGTCCACATCCTCATGTGATCCTGTAAATTGTCACCAGATGGAGCTAGAGGAAAGGGATGTTAAGGACCATCCTCATTTTAGTGCCATCATGTCAGTATACATTCCATGCAGGCACACAATAATAATAGCAGTGGGTATAAGTTGCATGGGATACAGCACTGCTAAATGGTCAGAATGCCTATTGCTAGGCTTTACTGTATGTCAATAAGAAAAGTGACATTCAATTTTactatattattatatgtttagtttttgttctattttacGTGTAGCCTATATAGCTAACTTCTCCTACATTACTTTCTCTtgctctattttatttcaactgtTTCTTCTTGCCATAGtttattatctttgttttattgtgttatttcttATGTATTTAAGTTGCATTGTTGGAACAGCCTGGGACTTAAGATGTCCATTGCCTTAACTACATTGTAGGTATGCATATAACAAAAAGCcttaaagtgaaaacatttattacaaTTACTCATTATTGACtgcacttctttttcttttctttttttaaaccttcttgattattattgttaagaGAGGCCTGCAAGACATAGCTTAAGGGATGCAAACACAACATCCCTAAACTATAGTGTACACaacccaaaaataaacaactataaatatatatatatatatatattaagatacagaaaatgatttacattAATTATACCAAAAAAAGGACTCcaaataataactttaaaataatatatgcaCTATTGTTATGGCAAGTCAACACGATATGTAATTTCTTTCACCAATGTCTttcaaaaaatctaattttgattttgtgttcattcagagctgtgcaGGATTGAGACGGTGACCCCATCAGACTTAATAAACCGATTtagaaagctggctctgtcaaCAGCGTCCAACTGGACAcagcagctggacagacagcggacCTACTTCaccaacagactgctccagctccgctgtcacaaggacaggtacaggaaaACATGCCTACTGcaaaaacactgtaaaacaaATCACCTCTATCTCGCAGAGAACCCACAGCTCcatagtttgttttttgttaagtGGACTTATAACTTCACACTGCACATTTTACATGtatattgaattaaatatgCCATTTTTGCACACTGAATGTAAATCAATATCCTACTTGgaattgtgttatttattttctattttgagatgtttttattctacaatggtttattttctactctctTCATTTCTAACTAGTATGTGCAACACAaatatttcccaatttgggatcaataaagaatATCTTATCTGATCTTATCTTAATGCAGCAGAGAGGGTTCATATTTTTGAGAGCAAACTCAATACCCATCtttttaatgttacttttaacTAAATTGTTCCTTGTGTTACCACTAtgtatgaaaggtgctatatatatacagcttgatttgatttgatttgatttgataaagCTTGATTTGATCATTTAAGAAGCCTGTTATACCTTTTGTATGTCTCCCCCTTAATCTCAGTGAGGCCCCCCCAGCAGCCTACACACACGCTGCCTCCGCCCCTGCAGAGCAGCGCTGTGAGTGCCCAGCTCCTCCAGCCCTACTGTACCGTGCATGGCCTGCTGCAGCTACAACTGGAGGCAAGAATGACACCGGCTCTCCCCTGCAACAAGACAGCCTGATCGTAAGAACggatatatttttatttctagaTTTGACAAATTACACACAATGATGGCGCGTGTCATTGCACCTTCACGGACACGTTTTATCGAGACTGCTTTCACATTCATTGCACTATGGGGCTGTGCGCTTTCCATCACTCGGTACTCTATTCCGGAGGAGATGGAAGAGGGCTCCTTTGTTGCCAACCTGGCCACAGATTTGGGTCTGGATGTTCGCAGTTTGGTGCAGCGCAGCGCAAAACTCGATGTCATTCACAGCAAAAATTACCTTAACATCAACAAAGAAACAGGGGAGCTGCTAATCCGCGAGAAGATAGATCGGGAGAGTATATGCATGACTAAAACAACCTCGTGCTTTCTGAAAATGGATGTCATACTTGAAAACCCAATTCGTATTTTTAACATTGAGTTAGAAATCATGGACATCAACGACAACGCGCCTGTGTTCCGCAGGAAGACAATGCATTTGGACATATCAGAGGCAACCCCTCCCGGTGAGAGATTTTCATTGACAAACGCCGTGGATGCGGACGTGGGGGCGAACTCTATCAAAACGTACTATCTCAGCGAAAGCAAGTACTTCATCATCGACATACAAACGGGCAGCGATGGCTCCAAATATGTCGATTTAGTGCTGAACGGTGATTTAGATCGGGAGGAGCAAGCGGTTCATAATTTGATTTTAACCGCTGTAGATGGAGGGGTGCCTCCCCGCTCCGGCACAGCCAGCATCGTTATTAACGTGCTTGATATCAATGACAACGCCCCCCTCTTTAGTCAGCCGTTATTTGCAGTGAATGTGTCAGAGAACTCGGCTGCAGGAACACTGGTCCTGACCTTAAATGCAACAGACTTGGATGAAGGCACAAACGCTCAGTTGACATACTCATATACACTGTACACCTCCGAGAAGACTCAAGAGCTCTTCTCACTTGATTCAAACTCTGGCGAGATCAAGGTGAAAGGGGTGATTGACTATGAGGAGAGTCAGAGTTTTGAGATGCACATACAGGCCCAGGATGGAGGGGCAAACCCAAAGTCCGGGCACTGTAAAGTCACTGTGTTTGTCACAGATTTGAACGATAACTACCCTGAGGTGACCATCAAGTCTGTGAAAATTGCCCTGACTGAGGATGTGTCTGTGGGGACGCTGATTGCGGTGGTCAGTGTCAGCGATGGCGACTCTGGGGACAACGGTCAAGTTGAGCTTACTTTGAATCAGCAAGAATCCTTACCATTCCTACTGAACAAATCCGCAGAGGGTTACTTTGAGCTGCTTGTTTCAAAGCCACTTGACAGAGAAAAAGTTAGCAAATATGACATCACACTGAGGGTGACGGACAAAGGCTCACCGCCCCTAGCTGAAAACGAAACCATCACGTTAGAAATTCATGATGTCAATGACAATGCACCCACGTTTCCCAAGTCCTTTTACACAATCCATGTAATGGAGAATAACCAACCAGGGGCCTTATTGACATCTCTGAGTGCGTTTGACCCAGATCTCAATGAAAACCAGTACttggtttattttataatgGAGAAAGAGATTGTTAACACGTCTATGTCAATGCTGTTCTCCATCAACCCAGAGAACGGAGATCTTTATGCCCTGAAGACCTTCGACTATGAGCGAGAGAGGGAATTCCTTTTCCACATAGAGGCTAGGGACTCTGGTGTTCCACCGCTGAGCAGCAATGTGACAGTTCACATCATCATTCTGGACCAAAATGACAACAAGCCTCTCATAGTGGCGCCTTGGCGGGAGAAGGGCACTCTCGTAGAGGAGGTGATACCGAGGTCCACCGATAAGGGGCACCTGATCACCAAAGTGATCGCCATTGATGCCGATTCTGAGCAGAACGCTAGGGTCACATATCAGCTCCTGCAGATCAGCGACTCGACCCTCTTCAGCCTGGATCAGTACAACGGGGAAATCCGGACGACGAGAATGTTCAGTTACAGAGACCCAAGGCAACAGCGGCTGGTAATTGTCGCCAAAGACAACGGCGACCCTTCTCTCTCCGCCACCGTGACCATCAAGGTATCAACGGTGGAAAACGCCATGTCCTTTTCAGAGACCACAGAGTTGCCACTAGAATATGATGTCTTCACAGACCTAAACCTGTACTTAGTAATCGGGTTAGGGGCTGTGTCGTTTCTGCTGCTGATAACCATCTTGGTTATTATTGTGCTGAAGTGTCAGAAGCCTAAGCCAAAGGCATTCCAGATGCCCCCACCCAACAGGAACAGTGTGATCAGCAGGAACAGCATGATCAGCCAGAGAAGCTCCACCATCGCAGATTCCACCCTGATCTCCAGCGATGCCTACTGGTACAGTTTGTTCCTCGCAGAGACCAGAAAAGGGAAGGTGGTCGTGAGACAGCCGATAATTCCCAAAGGAGCTGGGTATTTTGTGTCCAGCATACCCAGGAGCATAGGGCCAAGTGAGACCACAGACTCCAGAGCATCGACACTGGAGGTATGTATGTTATGAATTATTTTTGGGTGCTTACAGACAACACAGTGAGTTACAAGGTTTAGAAAGTCAactcatgtgtgtgttcaggggaaTCTTACATGTGATGCTTTTTTCCCCTGGAAGGCCAAAATATGTCATAGAATTGACTGTGGATGTAAGTTGGTAGTACTGTTGATAGTTTCTGCAGGTACAAAAgttgtgcagaatgagtacttttactctttGTACTGTAAGTACATGTTGATGGTTATACGTTTCTACTTTCACATAAATGGAAGTTTGAATGCATGTCTTTCTTCTCTTTGGTATTACTGCTTTTACTTCAGTACCTTTCTGAGCATTTCCTCCACCTTTAGATACCACACTGTGCACACTCactaaaaaactgaacatttgtTTATAAAGTGCACTTAATTGTTAAACCAGCTGTTTCCAAACTTGTTGGCCTCTTATTCTTTACCAAAACATTATGTATCTATCATTTTCTGTCTAAACATTTTGGATAGTTTGGTTCAAattgaaaagttgaaataatCTTGTAAATATCGGAAGCGATCTGAGTAAATCCCATAATATACAGTCTGttatttaaagttgtaaaaaCTACCACCATCGCAAACACATCAAAATGCACATTGATTAGAATTAAGAAAGTCATAATgtcaaatacagtatattagcCTCATTCCAGTGGCaatattttctgcaaaaaagAGGACGTTCGGCTAATTATTATCTACATGTTTGGGTGTTGGATGCAGGATAACTTGTACTGAATACATTTCCCATGCTCTACTTCAGTGAAGTGTCACaccaactttaaaatgtatttaggcTAAACCCATTGGAAATCAACAGTTGTGGATAAAGTCCTCAGATCGTTTTATTCTAGGCAGAGAAATACATTACAAGTATATCTTGCATTGAAATGTTTGATTAACCTATACaagtaaatatacaaaagtaTCCAAATAAAGTACACAGAAATTAAAAGTATCTATTTAGTAGAATAATAATCTTACTGATGTGTTATTGTGTTCCTGACTTTAACATTAGAActgattttatatatattattctgtaCATTAGTGGGTAGCCTGACCCCCCCGGGATAAATAGATTCCTATTGATATGAACATATACCAATTCatttgttgattatattttgtattgttgattgggataattatcaaataaatgtagctgTACTAGTCTGAGATGTAATGGAGTAGCAGTATAAAGTAGAATACGGaaatactcgagtaaagtacAGAACTTCAAAATCAAATTTAAGTACAGCCTTCGTGTAATTTACCAATTGTAATCTGTGAAATAAGTCACAACTAAGAATAACAGCACTGTCATGTTGACATCAGTGAGTTTCTTGTGCAAACTACCTGCACTTGCATTGCAGAATTAGGCCAAACAAATAACCCcctgaaacagaaaatatgccaCCGTTCTATGTCTTATGTAGGTCATTTACTGCAGATGCATAACACACAATCAGAGCATAACTGGTGGGTGTGAAATAGGGGGGAGTTACTTCAAAGAAACCCAGACATGGAGGGGTTCTCTTCAAGGACAAGAGATATCGCTGTAATGAGACGCATTATGCGGGGGGTCTGTAGAGACTGCTGCTCACAGCAGACTGTTATCAATGTGGAAGCGCTCAAACGCATCCAGATGTTGTTTGCTTTTACACAGATGGACCCGCCGACTGAACCCGAAACAAGTGATCTGCTGAAAGATTAAACCACATGAATATGCATGAATGTACAGGTGCATGTGGAGGGTGAGATTTGTGAATGATGTGATCTGAGTGTAACACGTAGCACTGAACTTGTCTCTTTCTTCTGTTCTTAAGTACTCAAAATGAAAGGAAGTCCATTCTACAACTGGAGGTATGCTGGTTGCTAACTACATTCTGTAGAGCCACTATAATTGTGCAGACATTCTTTTTCTATTTGGTATACAATCTTGGTCTGGCTTAAAACACTGCCCCCAATATGGTGTAATCCTTTAGTCAACATATCTTCCtgattaaatacaacaaaaactaATATTTCCATTAGTCCGGTTAGTCTGTGTCTTTCACAATTACAACATTTTGCTCCGGTGTGATGCTATTGTGAGCAATTTCAATTGGCCAGTTTCTCAAGTGCAAAACCCTTTCAGCTCACTGAGAGCAGAGATTAGGAAGAAATTGGCTGCTGGTCAGACCTCTATTGTGCACATCTGGCTAGCTTGGCCGAGATTCAAGGCAAATTGATGACACAGatagaaaaaaatgatatcagGGAATGGTTTGTCCCAAATAGTTTTTCTCAGCATGTAACATACCTGAGAGCAGAGACTCAACCAACAATCTCTTTGCACATCTGTCCAATGATAATATTATGGCGCAGATGCTATTTTATTCCCTTCTATAGTTGTAAAAACAGCCCACCAAATACCAAATATAGCACATTGTGATGCCTGCTTTTGCATGCTTTAATTACACCCTTTGCTTCCCTATTTggctttttcatatttcatttcgGCCGTGTAAGTTAGGTAGACTACTATGGATGATTTGGTGAAATTCCtcaaaaaacaatttgaaaaacgATATAGAAAAAAGTTATAGATTAATCCCTGAATTGAAATATCCCTGATGGTGGCAGTAACCAGTCACAATCCATTGTTGCATGAGTGAGGACTTTCTGCAAGTGAATATGGAGGTTGACTTTCTATGTTTCCTAAttctattttctgtttttaaccAGCAACCCAGAAGAGAACTGCCATGATATAATCATCTCTTCATGGGAGTCTCTGGCTGAAATTCTTCCCTGTGACTCACAAAGACGactgtcctccctctctgtccctcgGCTCCCATTTCTCTCAAGCTCCTCCGATCCCACCGTACAAACATCGACCACGAACCACCTCAGCTTTCTACCTTCTTTTCTCTTCTAAGCATGGGTCTGCATGATTCTACAAGAAAAATATTTGGACATAGAATTGAAATCATTGATGGCAGGGTATTTGGACATTTCTAGAGTTGCCTCATGTAGTaaatctttccttccttaaCGCTTTGAAACTCCTCAGTGGACATCTTTGCCTTTTCTCCAGGGTTTTTATGCTGTGTGCTGTAGTTCTAGAAACCATCAGTGGCTCACCATATGCGCAAGTCGTCGTCATTCAACTTCCTTTTCACTAAGGGTTCAAAACACGCCTATTCACAAAGACTCACATTAATCAGGGTGAATATGTTTCTTCCGTAAATATGATAAATACCGAACTGTAGCTTGTTACGTCACCGATTCAGGCTTTGCACTTGGTGTTTATCTTTTTTGAACAATACTTTTTACTGTATTAAGAGTCTTGCCGTTGAGCAGGCTGTCAAATGGTTACTTGCCGATAAAATAATCAAtgctctgatttttttttacaatgtttgtTATTCTCAACAGTAatgaatgtgtgaaaatgacaaaaaaagaatgaaagaaagctgaaaaatggagaaaaaaacaaaaaaaacataggaGATacattgtttctcttttattttgattgtaGATATTGTAGCTCTATAGAAATTATAATGAGAAAGAATTTTTACCCGTATAATGACAATTTTTATCTGGCTTTATTGGGGAAAAATATACTGCAATATTGAATTTACTGAACTGTTGTCACATTCAGAATCTAGCATATCCTGTCTCCTCTTGCTGGGGATGAGAGAGCCAGGGTAAATGGGGGAGGTGCATCCTAAGATCAAGTTTCCTTAGTTGAAGGACCCTTTGACATCACAAAATGGGGGCGGGACCAGAAAAGCATTCAAACATGATAAACTATATTTTTCAAAAGTGGGAAAAGTGTATCAAGACTGTGCTTTTCACAAGTGTAAGCTAGTATTGTCCCAATTTAATTACCATTGATTAAGCTGGCAGTATTTACTGCATCATTCATTGCACACAAAtgaatccattaaaaaaaataaaaaaactttaCAAAGCAGTGGAAATTTGACagtaaaatattttgtaatgataAATACTCTTAGTTATTGAAAAGagtcaaacatatttaaatgtattaatctTTGCCATGGTGCAAAGGAATATAAGGCAAGGTATTGTTTTAtgaatattcatgtttttataggTATTTTATGTATTAACTTTTAATGCTGCTTTTGTGAGCTTATTACAGGGCATTTTGTGTTGCTTCTTTGTAGTTTAGTGCatatgatgttgttttgatAGTGTACATAAGTTACAATTAAGAACTAGAGTACTTTTGTTGACCTCAGAGGTAGCGCTGTTGCACTACTGTGAAGCCCAGGACTTTCCTTCCTCAGAAACAAGGAGCTCATTAGGATCTTATTAGGGTGCTAAATGATAGAATCTAAGTGGGCTTATGGGATCCTGAGAATAGTGTTAGTTATAGTTGCAGTATTCTAAGTGATGACTGCGAGAACACATAGACAGTGCAGTATTAAGCGAGTGACAGCACTCTGAAAT
This Eleginops maclovinus isolate JMC-PN-2008 ecotype Puerto Natales chromosome 11, JC_Emac_rtc_rv5, whole genome shotgun sequence DNA region includes the following protein-coding sequences:
- the LOC134871722 gene encoding protocadherin alpha-C2-like isoform X1; the encoded protein is MMARVIAPSRTRFIETAFTFIALWGCALSITRYSIPEEMEEGSFVANLATDLGLDVRSLVQRSAKLDVIHSKNYLNINKETGELLIREKIDRESICMTKTTSCFLKMDVILENPIRIFNIELEIMDINDNAPVFRRKTMHLDISEATPPGERFSLTNAVDADVGANSIKTYYLSESKYFIIDIQTGSDGSKYVDLVLNGDLDREEQAVHNLILTAVDGGVPPRSGTASIVINVLDINDNAPLFSQPLFAVNVSENSAAGTLVLTLNATDLDEGTNAQLTYSYTLYTSEKTQELFSLDSNSGEIKVKGVIDYEESQSFEMHIQAQDGGANPKSGHCKVTVFVTDLNDNYPEVTIKSVKIALTEDVSVGTLIAVVSVSDGDSGDNGQVELTLNQQESLPFLLNKSAEGYFELLVSKPLDREKVSKYDITLRVTDKGSPPLAENETITLEIHDVNDNAPTFPKSFYTIHVMENNQPGALLTSLSAFDPDLNENQYLVYFIMEKEIVNTSMSMLFSINPENGDLYALKTFDYEREREFLFHIEARDSGVPPLSSNVTVHIIILDQNDNKPLIVAPWREKGTLVEEVIPRSTDKGHLITKVIAIDADSEQNARVTYQLLQISDSTLFSLDQYNGEIRTTRMFSYRDPRQQRLVIVAKDNGDPSLSATVTIKVSTVENAMSFSETTELPLEYDVFTDLNLYLVIGLGAVSFLLLITILVIIVLKCQKPKPKAFQMPPPNRNSVISRNSMISQRSSTIADSTLISSDAYWYSLFLAETRKGKVVVRQPIIPKGAGYFVSSIPRSIGPSETTDSRASTLEQPRRELP
- the LOC134871722 gene encoding protocadherin alpha-C2-like isoform X2 encodes the protein MMARVIAPSRTRFIETAFTFIALWGCALSITRYSIPEEMEEGSFVANLATDLGLDVRSLVQRSAKLDVIHSKNYLNINKETGELLIREKIDRESICMTKTTSCFLKMDVILENPIRIFNIELEIMDINDNAPVFRRKTMHLDISEATPPGERFSLTNAVDADVGANSIKTYYLSESKYFIIDIQTGSDGSKYVDLVLNGDLDREEQAVHNLILTAVDGGVPPRSGTASIVINVLDINDNAPLFSQPLFAVNVSENSAAGTLVLTLNATDLDEGTNAQLTYSYTLYTSEKTQELFSLDSNSGEIKVKGVIDYEESQSFEMHIQAQDGGANPKSGHCKVTVFVTDLNDNYPEVTIKSVKIALTEDVSVGTLIAVVSVSDGDSGDNGQVELTLNQQESLPFLLNKSAEGYFELLVSKPLDREKVSKYDITLRVTDKGSPPLAENETITLEIHDVNDNAPTFPKSFYTIHVMENNQPGALLTSLSAFDPDLNENQYLVYFIMEKEIVNTSMSMLFSINPENGDLYALKTFDYEREREFLFHIEARDSGVPPLSSNVTVHIIILDQNDNKPLIVAPWREKGTLVEEVIPRSTDKGHLITKVIAIDADSEQNARVTYQLLQISDSTLFSLDQYNGEIRTTRMFSYRDPRQQRLVIVAKDNGDPSLSATVTIKVSTVENAMSFSETTELPLEYDVFTDLNLYLVIGLGAVSFLLLITILVIIVLKCQKPKPKAFQMPPPNRNSVISRNSMISQRSSTIADSTLISSDAYWYSLFLAETRKGKVVVRQPIIPKGAGYFVSSIPRSIGPSETTDSRASTLEYSK